A single window of Echinimonas agarilytica DNA harbors:
- a CDS encoding sigma-E factor negative regulatory protein has protein sequence MMTDKLEQVSALADDQWDDDAIEALLSDPELQSRWATHHQVSDAMRGENVTLADSSFADRVSAAIAEEPTVLAPKATSTSSVKVPGKVVRMFRQAGQYAIAATVAAVAIVGVQHSGDESPEQRLPVLNTTPVAGVTAAPVSLNAAAPQTSSASNQAEARERLIEQRRRINAYFQDHELQLRIQQPDLQGNVANQHDEIKAPNQQAEH, from the coding sequence ATGATGACTGATAAGTTAGAGCAGGTATCTGCATTAGCCGACGACCAATGGGATGACGACGCGATTGAAGCATTGTTGTCCGACCCTGAATTACAGAGTCGTTGGGCCACTCACCATCAAGTGAGTGATGCGATGCGCGGTGAAAATGTCACCTTAGCCGACAGCAGCTTTGCTGATCGTGTTTCTGCTGCGATTGCAGAAGAACCTACGGTTTTGGCGCCCAAGGCGACAAGCACCTCAAGCGTTAAAGTCCCGGGTAAAGTTGTTCGTATGTTCCGTCAGGCAGGGCAATATGCAATTGCTGCAACTGTAGCTGCGGTTGCAATTGTCGGTGTGCAACATAGTGGAGATGAGTCGCCAGAGCAGCGCCTTCCTGTACTGAATACTACGCCTGTGGCGGGCGTTACTGCTGCTCCTGTGAGCTTAAATGCGGCCGCGCCTCAAACGTCTTCTGCATCAAATCAAGCAGAAGCACGTGAAAGATTGATTGAACAACGACGTCGAATTAATGCATATTTCCAAGACCATGAGCTTCAACTGAGAATTCAGCAGCCAGACCTTCAAGGAAATGTTGCTAACCAACACGATGAAATTAAGGCACCAAATCAACAAGCCGAACATTAA
- the recO gene encoding DNA repair protein RecO has product MLRAQLQPVYLLNRRPYREDSALIDVLSRDYGLVRLVARGLRRKKNPLSAILQPFTPIIMSWQSKTDLGTMHQAEASQCGFELSGDHLYAGFYLNELVSRLLDNSEPAPELFIHYGASISALSLLDTQFEVILRRFEHELLNYLGYGLPNMEFDNHVYFAWDGAHGLVETQQAGFIQGWHLNHIEAGEYGNEAVLRAAKHLSRQRFAPLLGDKPLKSRDVWLQMKRGNS; this is encoded by the coding sequence ATGTTGAGGGCGCAGTTGCAGCCGGTTTACCTGCTCAACCGGCGTCCTTACCGAGAAGACTCAGCATTAATTGATGTGCTGAGTCGAGATTATGGCTTGGTGAGGCTTGTTGCGAGAGGCTTACGTCGCAAGAAAAACCCCCTAAGTGCAATTCTGCAGCCGTTTACACCCATTATCATGAGCTGGCAGAGCAAAACAGACTTGGGCACAATGCATCAGGCAGAAGCAAGCCAATGTGGGTTTGAACTGTCGGGTGATCATTTATATGCCGGTTTTTATCTGAATGAGTTAGTCAGCCGGTTGCTCGATAACTCAGAACCTGCTCCTGAGCTTTTTATTCACTACGGTGCGAGCATTTCGGCTCTTTCTCTTTTAGACACTCAATTCGAAGTGATATTACGCCGGTTTGAACATGAACTGCTAAATTATCTTGGGTATGGTTTGCCAAACATGGAGTTTGATAACCACGTATATTTTGCGTGGGACGGCGCTCACGGCTTAGTTGAAACTCAACAGGCTGGCTTTATTCAAGGCTGGCATTTGAATCATATTGAAGCGGGTGAATACGGCAACGAAGCGGTTCTTCGAGCCGCAAAACATTTGTCTCGACAACGTTTTGCTCCATTGCTTGGAGACAAACCACTTAAAAGTCGGGATGTATGGTTACAGATGAAACGAGGTAATTCGTGA
- the lepA gene encoding translation elongation factor 4, whose amino-acid sequence MNQSHIRNFSIIAHIDHGKSTLSDRLIQYCGGLSEREMAAQVLDSMDLERERGITIKAQSVTLNYTANDGEIYQLNFIDTPGHVDFSYEVSRSLAACEGALLVVDAGQGVEAQTLANCYTAMEMDLEVVPVLNKIDLPQADPERVAEEIEDIVGIDAIDAVRCSAKTGIGIEDVLERIVKEIPSPTGGEDDATQALIIDSWFDSYLGVVSLVRVKHGTLRKGDKIRVMSTGQDWGVDRIGIFTPKQTDTDGLSTGEVGWVVCGMKNILGAPVGDTLTLTRKPSETALPGFQRVKPQVYAGLFPISSDDYEGFRDALGKLSLNDSSLFYEPESSSALGFGFRCGFLGLLHMEIIQERLEREYNLELITTAPTVVYEVALNSGDIEMVDSPSKLPPLNNIAEIREPIADVNILVPQEHLGNVITLCVEKRGVQKNMAYHGKQVALTYEIPMAEVVLDFFDRLKSTSRGYASLDYNFKFFNAAPMVRVDILINSERVDALAIICHQDNAQSRGRLVVEKMKDLIPRQMFDIAIQAAIGGHIIARTTVKQMRKNVIAKCYGGDISRKKKLLAKQKEGKKRMKQVGNVEVPQEAFLAILKVDN is encoded by the coding sequence ATGAATCAATCGCACATTCGCAACTTTTCTATTATTGCCCACATTGATCACGGCAAATCGACTTTGTCTGACCGTTTGATTCAATATTGTGGAGGTCTTTCAGAGCGTGAAATGGCAGCACAAGTTCTCGACTCCATGGACTTGGAGCGCGAGCGCGGTATTACCATTAAAGCGCAAAGTGTGACGTTGAATTACACCGCAAACGACGGTGAAATATATCAACTCAACTTCATTGATACGCCAGGCCACGTCGACTTCTCCTATGAAGTATCTCGTTCATTGGCCGCGTGTGAAGGTGCATTGCTGGTGGTGGACGCAGGGCAGGGCGTTGAAGCACAAACGCTAGCGAACTGCTACACCGCAATGGAAATGGACTTGGAAGTTGTTCCAGTTCTGAACAAGATTGACTTACCACAGGCCGACCCAGAGCGTGTGGCTGAAGAAATTGAAGATATTGTGGGGATTGATGCGATTGATGCCGTGCGATGTTCAGCTAAAACCGGTATCGGTATTGAAGATGTACTTGAGCGAATTGTAAAAGAGATTCCATCTCCGACTGGCGGTGAAGATGATGCAACTCAAGCCCTGATTATTGATTCATGGTTCGATTCGTATTTAGGCGTTGTGTCACTTGTTCGAGTGAAACACGGTACCTTACGCAAGGGTGACAAGATCCGTGTGATGAGCACGGGCCAAGACTGGGGCGTTGACCGCATCGGTATTTTTACGCCAAAGCAAACAGATACCGATGGTTTATCAACCGGTGAAGTGGGCTGGGTTGTGTGCGGCATGAAAAACATTTTGGGCGCGCCAGTGGGTGATACTTTAACACTGACTCGTAAGCCTTCAGAAACAGCTCTGCCCGGCTTTCAGCGCGTTAAACCGCAAGTATATGCAGGCCTTTTCCCAATCAGCTCGGATGATTACGAAGGCTTTCGTGATGCCTTGGGCAAATTAAGCCTCAATGATTCTTCCTTGTTTTATGAGCCAGAAAGTTCCAGTGCGCTTGGTTTTGGTTTCCGTTGTGGGTTCTTAGGCTTGCTGCACATGGAAATCATTCAAGAGCGTCTTGAGCGTGAATATAACCTTGAACTGATTACCACAGCACCTACCGTAGTTTACGAAGTGGCGCTAAATAGTGGTGACATTGAGATGGTCGATAGCCCATCTAAACTGCCGCCTTTAAATAATATTGCCGAGATCCGCGAACCTATCGCTGACGTAAATATCCTCGTTCCGCAAGAACACTTAGGCAATGTGATTACCTTGTGTGTTGAGAAACGCGGTGTGCAGAAAAATATGGCATATCACGGCAAGCAAGTCGCATTGACGTACGAAATCCCAATGGCTGAAGTGGTGTTAGATTTCTTCGACCGACTCAAGTCAACAAGCCGTGGTTACGCGTCTTTAGATTATAATTTCAAATTCTTTAATGCAGCGCCAATGGTGCGTGTTGATATTTTGATTAACAGCGAACGAGTGGATGCTTTAGCGATTATTTGTCACCAAGACAACGCTCAGTCTCGTGGCCGTTTGGTGGTTGAGAAAATGAAAGATCTGATTCCTCGTCAAATGTTCGATATTGCAATTCAAGCCGCAATTGGCGGACATATCATTGCACGTACCACCGTGAAACAAATGCGTAAGAACGTGATTGCGAAATGTTACGGCGGTGATATTAGCCGTAAGAAAAAGCTACTTGCCAAGCAAAAAGAAGGTAAGAAGCGCATGAAGCAAGTTGGCAATGTTGAAGTACCACAAGAAGCATTCCTCGCTATTTTGAAAGTGGACAACTAA
- the nadB gene encoding L-aspartate oxidase, with amino-acid sequence MKQPADYTCDVLIIGSGAAGLTAALRLAHDAKVIVLSKGPLTEGATYYAQGGIAAVFDETDTVDSHVEDTLIAGAGLCDADVVRYTASNARQSIQWLIDKGVPFDTFEDGNGEQKYHLTREGGHSHRRILHAADATGKAVQTTLVDAVRNNPNIELLERFNAVDLITGNKLGLSDNKVHGAYIWNRNLEKVETLRARFVMLATGGSSKVYQYTSNPDVASGDGIAMAWRAGCRVANMEFNQFHPTCLYHPEARNFLLTEALRGEGAHLTLPNGERFMHRFDERLELAPRDIVARAIDYEMKRLGADCVYLDISHKPADFVRSHFPTIHKKLLSLGIDITEQPIPVVPAAHYTCGGVVVDMRGKTDVESLYAIGEVSYTGLHGANRMASNSLLECVVFAEAAAQNIVKHLSRPCDLIDIPPWDESQVECSDEEVVIQHNWHELRLFMWDYVGIVRTDKRLERALRRIQLLQQEMHDYYSNFRVGNNVLELRNLVQVAELIVRCAMQRKESRGLHYNLDYPDKAENSQPTILVPGPVNPTPPSL; translated from the coding sequence ATGAAACAACCTGCTGATTATACCTGTGATGTGCTCATTATCGGAAGTGGAGCCGCCGGTCTCACTGCCGCACTTCGGCTCGCCCACGATGCCAAAGTGATTGTTTTAAGTAAAGGCCCGCTCACCGAGGGTGCGACATACTACGCACAAGGCGGAATCGCGGCGGTGTTTGACGAAACCGACACAGTTGACTCTCATGTCGAAGATACCCTTATTGCCGGCGCTGGACTTTGCGACGCTGACGTTGTCAGATATACCGCATCTAATGCGCGTCAGAGCATTCAATGGCTCATTGATAAAGGAGTTCCATTTGACACCTTTGAAGATGGCAACGGCGAACAAAAGTATCATTTAACGCGCGAGGGAGGCCACAGCCACCGCCGCATTCTTCATGCTGCAGATGCAACCGGAAAAGCGGTTCAAACTACACTCGTTGACGCAGTTCGCAACAATCCAAACATTGAATTGCTCGAACGTTTTAATGCAGTAGACCTCATCACCGGAAATAAACTCGGCCTTTCAGATAACAAAGTACACGGCGCATATATCTGGAACCGCAACCTGGAAAAAGTCGAAACCCTGCGCGCTCGATTCGTTATGTTAGCGACGGGTGGCTCGTCTAAAGTTTATCAATACACCAGTAATCCAGATGTTGCATCCGGCGACGGTATTGCAATGGCATGGAGAGCTGGGTGCCGTGTGGCGAATATGGAATTTAACCAATTTCACCCCACCTGCTTGTATCACCCTGAAGCTCGAAACTTTTTGCTCACCGAAGCATTGCGAGGCGAAGGCGCTCATTTAACACTGCCAAATGGCGAGCGTTTTATGCATCGCTTTGATGAGCGGTTGGAGTTAGCCCCACGTGACATCGTTGCCCGTGCAATTGATTATGAAATGAAACGTTTAGGGGCCGATTGTGTGTATTTAGACATTTCACACAAGCCTGCCGACTTTGTACGCAGCCACTTCCCTACGATTCACAAAAAGCTGCTCTCGCTGGGTATTGATATCACAGAACAACCCATTCCAGTGGTTCCTGCCGCACACTACACCTGCGGCGGCGTAGTTGTAGATATGCGCGGCAAAACCGATGTTGAATCTTTGTATGCTATTGGAGAAGTGAGCTATACCGGCCTACATGGTGCCAACCGAATGGCCAGCAACTCACTGCTTGAATGCGTTGTATTTGCTGAAGCCGCAGCACAAAACATTGTGAAGCACTTGAGTCGTCCTTGCGATTTAATTGACATTCCACCGTGGGACGAGAGCCAAGTTGAATGTTCAGATGAGGAGGTCGTGATCCAGCACAACTGGCATGAATTGCGCCTATTTATGTGGGATTACGTTGGTATCGTCAGAACAGACAAGCGACTCGAACGCGCTTTACGACGCATTCAATTGTTACAACAAGAAATGCATGATTACTATTCAAATTTCAGAGTCGGTAACAATGTATTAGAGTTGAGAAATCTAGTGCAAGTGGCTGAATTAATCGTACGTTGTGCAATGCAGCGCAAAGAAAGTCGTGGCTTACATTACAACTTAGATTACCCAGACAAAGCTGAAAACAGTCAGCCCACCATATTGGTGCCTGGCCCGGTTAATCCAACGCCGCCTTCGCTATAA
- a CDS encoding MucB/RseB C-terminal domain-containing protein, which translates to MKLRHQINKPNIKNKWLQCVVAATVLLFSIGSPVYAGDANIATTPSAKAWLLRMGQTFQAANYSLSLIRVYQQHFEPVVIEHGVIDGEEIVHVNYLNGPEREILHRGGLVTYFQHDEPPYSVSGERSVGPIPQAFISGIEALEESYTFVLGGRNRVMGRAAQLIRIEPKDGDRYSLWVWLDADLGMLLRADKVSPSGEPLEHVQIVSTQYFEQPTPIIEKLAQVDMPAAVPLLEPDSASTPTRVKWTARYLPRGFKLLGRDRHRLGMTENLVDYQLYSDGISSISIYIGAAIDGKPGQSLVSQGATNLITIAKDGMEVAVIGTLPPETIKRIAEGVYPEAQSSNKLGKQP; encoded by the coding sequence ATGAAATTAAGGCACCAAATCAACAAGCCGAACATTAAGAACAAGTGGTTGCAGTGTGTCGTCGCTGCAACCGTTCTTCTCTTCTCGATTGGCAGTCCTGTGTATGCAGGTGACGCTAATATTGCTACGACTCCATCAGCCAAAGCTTGGCTGCTCCGTATGGGGCAAACATTTCAAGCTGCAAATTATTCATTGTCGCTGATCCGTGTTTATCAACAACACTTTGAACCTGTTGTGATTGAGCATGGTGTTATTGATGGTGAAGAAATTGTCCATGTGAATTACCTGAATGGTCCAGAACGTGAAATTCTGCATCGGGGTGGTTTAGTGACCTATTTCCAGCATGACGAGCCGCCATACTCCGTTTCCGGAGAGCGTTCAGTGGGTCCAATCCCACAAGCGTTTATTTCGGGTATTGAGGCGCTCGAAGAAAGCTACACATTTGTGTTAGGGGGCCGAAACAGAGTGATGGGCCGTGCTGCTCAGCTCATTCGTATTGAGCCTAAAGATGGTGACCGTTATAGCCTGTGGGTTTGGCTTGATGCCGATCTTGGCATGCTACTAAGAGCCGATAAAGTATCGCCTAGCGGTGAACCACTGGAACATGTTCAAATTGTGTCGACGCAATACTTTGAACAGCCAACCCCTATCATTGAAAAACTGGCACAAGTTGATATGCCCGCTGCAGTGCCGCTCCTTGAACCCGACTCAGCAAGCACACCTACACGGGTGAAGTGGACCGCTCGATACCTCCCTCGTGGATTTAAATTACTCGGCCGAGATCGTCATCGTCTGGGCATGACAGAAAACCTAGTTGATTATCAGTTGTACAGCGATGGGATTAGCTCAATTTCCATATACATTGGCGCAGCCATTGATGGTAAACCCGGTCAATCACTTGTCAGTCAAGGAGCCACCAATCTCATCACGATCGCCAAAGATGGTATGGAAGTCGCGGTCATTGGTACTTTGCCACCTGAAACAATAAAGCGCATTGCTGAAGGCGTTTACCCCGAAGCGCAAAGCAGCAATAAACTGGGTAAACAACCGTGA
- the pdxJ gene encoding pyridoxine 5'-phosphate synthase produces the protein MKEILLGVNIDHVATLRQARQVAYPDTVHAASLAEQAGADGITIHLREDRRHIQDRDVEILAQTLNTRMNLEMAATDEMVAIATRIKPEFVCLVPEKRAELTTEGGLDVLGHQSRMQDVVGMLAEAGIKTSLFIDAEEAQIEAAKAVGAPYIELHTGAYADVVGDAAIAQELNKITHGAKFADDLGLCVNAGHGLHYHNVVPIAAIPQIEELNIGHSIIARAIYSGLPEAVETMKRLIVEARVRSAIK, from the coding sequence GTGAAAGAAATTCTCTTAGGCGTGAACATTGATCACGTAGCAACATTGCGTCAGGCAAGACAGGTCGCTTATCCCGATACGGTCCATGCTGCGAGCCTTGCGGAGCAAGCGGGAGCCGATGGCATCACCATTCATTTACGCGAAGATCGTCGACATATTCAAGACCGAGATGTTGAAATTTTAGCGCAAACGCTAAATACGCGGATGAATTTAGAGATGGCTGCCACTGATGAAATGGTCGCAATTGCAACTCGTATTAAGCCTGAGTTTGTGTGTTTAGTCCCAGAAAAACGCGCAGAGCTTACAACCGAAGGCGGGCTGGATGTTTTAGGTCATCAAAGCCGTATGCAGGACGTGGTAGGAATGCTTGCTGAGGCAGGTATTAAAACTTCATTATTTATCGATGCAGAAGAAGCTCAGATTGAAGCTGCCAAAGCTGTGGGAGCTCCTTATATTGAATTGCATACCGGGGCTTATGCCGATGTAGTGGGTGACGCGGCTATTGCTCAAGAGCTCAACAAAATTACTCATGGCGCAAAGTTTGCCGATGATCTTGGCTTGTGCGTCAATGCTGGGCATGGGTTGCATTATCACAACGTTGTGCCTATTGCTGCTATCCCACAAATCGAAGAGCTCAATATTGGGCATTCTATTATTGCCCGCGCTATCTACTCAGGTTTGCCAGAGGCAGTGGAAACAATGAAGCGACTCATTGTTGAAGCGCGAGTGCGCTCGGCGATTAAATAG
- the era gene encoding GTPase Era, which translates to MTHQRAGMVAIVGRPNVGKSTLLNNVLGQKVSITSKKPQTTRHRIMGIFTEAEKQVVFVDTPGLHIEEKRAINRLMNRAASSGLADVEMVVFVSDGDQWTEDDDMVVQKLRALPKRVKVIAVINKVDLIKDKATMLPVLQRLSDQMSFAQIMPISAEKGTNIDTLMAYVLDNLPECEHFFPEDYITDRSSRFMAAEIVREKLMRFTGDELPYSVTVEIERFVVNEKGIAEINALVLVEREGQKRMVIGKGGEKLKVIGRDARLDMERLFDQKVFLQIWVKVKSGWADDERALRSLGYGED; encoded by the coding sequence ATGACACACCAACGCGCAGGTATGGTTGCAATTGTTGGGCGCCCCAATGTTGGCAAATCAACATTACTGAACAATGTACTGGGTCAAAAAGTCAGTATTACCTCCAAAAAACCGCAAACCACCCGCCACCGTATTATGGGGATCTTCACTGAAGCAGAAAAGCAGGTCGTGTTTGTCGACACACCAGGCCTTCATATTGAAGAAAAGCGTGCCATTAACCGTTTGATGAACCGCGCCGCATCGTCGGGTCTAGCGGATGTGGAAATGGTTGTGTTTGTGAGTGATGGCGATCAGTGGACTGAAGATGATGATATGGTCGTACAGAAGTTACGTGCGCTACCCAAACGCGTCAAAGTAATTGCTGTGATTAACAAAGTTGATTTGATTAAAGACAAAGCGACAATGCTGCCAGTATTACAGCGTTTATCAGACCAAATGTCGTTTGCCCAAATCATGCCTATTTCTGCAGAAAAAGGCACCAATATCGATACCTTGATGGCGTATGTGTTAGACAACCTTCCTGAGTGCGAACATTTCTTCCCAGAAGACTACATCACTGACCGTTCTTCACGCTTTATGGCCGCAGAAATTGTGCGTGAAAAGTTGATGCGTTTTACAGGGGATGAACTGCCCTACAGCGTGACTGTAGAAATCGAGCGTTTTGTAGTGAACGAAAAAGGCATCGCTGAAATTAATGCATTGGTATTGGTTGAACGCGAAGGCCAAAAACGCATGGTGATTGGCAAAGGCGGCGAGAAGCTCAAAGTCATTGGCCGCGACGCGCGTTTGGACATGGAGCGTTTGTTCGATCAAAAAGTGTTTTTACAAATTTGGGTCAAGGTCAAAAGTGGTTGGGCCGACGATGAGCGAGCATTACGCAGCTTAGGTTACGGCGAAGACTAA
- the rnc gene encoding ribonuclease III: protein MALSANLLMPLQKRLGHQFSELSLLKQALTHRSADSQHNERLEYLGDAVLGMVIAEALYQKFPDHAEGDLSRMRSTLVRGKTLAEIGREFDLGSVVRLGPGEMKSGGHRRESILADAVEAIIGAVFLDAGIEAAKKMLLNWYSERLTTISPIALKDAKTRLQEYLQGRQLNLPDYAVTDTRGQAHNQTFTVSCQVQGMASVVAKGTSRRKAEQAAAEMVINALNAEGAKI from the coding sequence ATGGCATTGAGTGCCAATTTACTAATGCCGCTACAAAAGCGTTTGGGGCACCAGTTTTCTGAACTAAGCTTGCTCAAGCAAGCGTTGACTCACCGTAGTGCCGATAGCCAACACAATGAGCGCCTCGAATATCTTGGAGATGCTGTGTTAGGAATGGTCATTGCAGAAGCGCTGTATCAAAAATTTCCAGATCATGCCGAAGGCGATTTAAGCCGAATGCGCTCTACGCTCGTACGAGGTAAAACTCTGGCAGAAATTGGCCGAGAATTTGACTTAGGCTCGGTGGTCCGTTTGGGCCCCGGAGAAATGAAAAGCGGGGGCCACCGCCGAGAATCTATTCTAGCCGATGCGGTTGAGGCCATTATTGGTGCCGTGTTCTTAGATGCCGGAATCGAAGCCGCAAAAAAAATGCTTTTAAACTGGTATTCAGAACGGTTAACAACGATCAGCCCGATTGCACTGAAAGATGCCAAGACGCGCCTTCAAGAGTACCTTCAAGGCCGCCAACTAAATTTACCCGACTACGCTGTGACTGACACGCGGGGTCAGGCACACAATCAAACATTTACCGTAAGCTGTCAGGTGCAAGGAATGGCATCAGTTGTGGCCAAAGGAACAAGCCGACGAAAAGCAGAGCAAGCCGCAGCAGAAATGGTTATCAACGCACTTAATGCCGAAGGGGCAAAAATATGA
- a CDS encoding succinate dehydrogenase assembly factor 2, protein MSELDASAARLRWGCRRGMLELDVILVPYFDTCFAALTPEQKTIFERFLESDDPDLFAWLMGHDECKDKDLAWMVEQIVAYNKSLLR, encoded by the coding sequence ATGTCAGAACTTGATGCGTCTGCGGCCCGGCTACGTTGGGGATGTCGTCGCGGTATGCTTGAATTGGATGTTATTCTGGTGCCTTATTTCGACACTTGTTTTGCTGCATTAACGCCCGAGCAGAAAACCATATTTGAACGCTTTTTAGAAAGCGATGACCCCGATCTATTTGCTTGGTTGATGGGGCATGATGAATGTAAAGACAAAGACCTAGCATGGATGGTAGAGCAGATTGTCGCATACAATAAAAGCCTTCTTCGCTGA
- the rpoE gene encoding RNA polymerase sigma factor RpoE yields MSEQSLDQKLVERVQQGDKRAFDLLVTKYQHKVHSLIARYIKNPNEVQDVAQEAFIKAYRALGSFRGESAFYTWLYRIAVNSAKNYLVSQGRRPPAADVDAQDAEFYEGGEVLHEVASPEREALSDEIRKVVFDTIDGLPEDLRTAITLRELEGMSYEEISGVMDCPVGTVRSRIFRARETIEKRLEPLLQR; encoded by the coding sequence ATGAGCGAACAAAGTCTCGACCAAAAATTGGTCGAACGGGTTCAGCAAGGCGATAAACGTGCATTTGATTTGTTGGTTACAAAATATCAACACAAGGTTCATAGTTTAATTGCTCGGTACATTAAGAATCCAAATGAAGTGCAGGATGTTGCGCAAGAAGCTTTTATCAAAGCCTATCGAGCACTCGGTTCATTTCGAGGTGAGAGCGCGTTCTACACTTGGTTGTATCGAATTGCAGTGAACAGCGCGAAGAATTACTTGGTGTCTCAAGGCCGACGCCCGCCAGCCGCTGATGTAGATGCTCAAGATGCTGAGTTCTATGAAGGTGGTGAAGTGTTGCATGAAGTTGCATCTCCTGAACGGGAAGCATTGTCTGATGAAATCAGAAAAGTTGTGTTCGACACAATTGATGGCTTACCCGAGGATTTGCGCACAGCAATCACGTTGCGCGAGCTAGAAGGCATGAGCTACGAAGAAATATCCGGCGTAATGGATTGCCCAGTAGGCACTGTTAGGTCCCGAATTTTTAGAGCACGTGAAACAATTGAGAAACGTTTAGAACCGTTACTCCAACGTTAA
- a CDS encoding SoxR reducing system RseC family protein codes for MIETIATVVESRSGMVVVEAARKSSCDSCSDKQCGNGQVNRALETRYHKLSLPYDDQLQVGTQVVVAIPEQGLLTAAGLMFVLPMLSMLLLAFGAQWLFVERLGLHEITVIAWAAGGAWLGYKIARIWHQNLNQKEWLEPRIKRVIPEVVTTEIKSTF; via the coding sequence GTGATTGAAACAATCGCAACGGTCGTCGAAAGCCGCTCAGGCATGGTGGTGGTCGAAGCTGCGCGCAAATCCAGTTGTGATAGTTGTTCGGACAAGCAATGTGGCAATGGACAGGTCAATCGAGCACTTGAGACGCGATATCATAAATTGTCATTGCCCTATGATGATCAGCTACAAGTGGGGACTCAGGTCGTTGTTGCGATTCCAGAGCAAGGTTTACTCACCGCCGCAGGGCTAATGTTTGTGTTGCCAATGCTGTCGATGTTGCTATTGGCATTCGGTGCTCAATGGCTTTTTGTTGAGCGCTTAGGCTTGCATGAAATCACGGTCATTGCATGGGCCGCAGGCGGCGCTTGGCTGGGATATAAAATAGCTAGAATTTGGCATCAAAATCTTAATCAAAAAGAATGGTTAGAGCCTAGAATTAAGCGTGTTATCCCTGAAGTTGTGACCACAGAAATTAAATCAACTTTCTGA
- the lepB gene encoding signal peptidase I, protein MATYFSQLLFVLTVITGVVWAMERFVWSKKRSETVEKAESQTHAGLPLNVKEDMEEQPGWIETSVSIFPVLAFVLILRSFLYEPFQIPSGSMMPTLLVGDFILVEKYAYGLRDPLVRSKLVETGSPERGDIVVFKYPEAPNVDYIKRVVGLPGDSVIYRDKRLYIRPACDNSADCGSYKAVDMELMGQSEFLQGPFPLVKANEQLGEARHEILMNPAYPDRINDYYKQAGTQLDEWKVPADSYFMIGDNRDNSRDSRFWGFVPEHYLVGKAVFIWMSFEFEREESSMLPAWIPTGVRFERLGSIQ, encoded by the coding sequence ATGGCCACCTATTTTTCGCAATTGCTGTTTGTACTCACGGTTATTACCGGTGTGGTGTGGGCAATGGAGCGCTTCGTATGGAGCAAAAAACGCTCCGAGACGGTCGAAAAAGCTGAGTCGCAAACCCATGCAGGCTTGCCTCTCAATGTTAAAGAAGACATGGAAGAGCAACCCGGCTGGATTGAAACTTCAGTGTCAATATTTCCAGTGTTGGCCTTTGTATTGATTCTTCGTTCGTTTTTATACGAACCGTTTCAAATCCCTTCAGGCTCAATGATGCCGACACTGTTAGTGGGCGACTTCATTCTGGTTGAAAAGTATGCGTATGGATTAAGGGATCCATTGGTTCGCAGTAAACTGGTTGAAACAGGCAGTCCTGAGCGTGGCGATATTGTGGTGTTCAAATATCCAGAAGCGCCGAATGTGGATTACATTAAGCGTGTAGTGGGTCTTCCCGGTGATTCTGTGATTTATCGCGATAAGCGTCTGTACATTCGTCCTGCGTGTGACAATAGTGCCGATTGTGGCAGTTACAAAGCAGTTGATATGGAATTGATGGGGCAGAGCGAATTTTTGCAAGGGCCATTCCCCTTGGTCAAAGCCAATGAGCAGCTAGGCGAAGCAAGGCATGAAATATTGATGAACCCTGCTTATCCAGACCGCATCAACGATTATTACAAGCAAGCTGGAACTCAGCTTGACGAGTGGAAAGTTCCAGCCGATTCTTATTTTATGATTGGTGATAACCGTGATAATTCTCGCGATAGCCGATTTTGGGGATTTGTACCTGAGCATTATTTGGTGGGCAAAGCGGTTTTCATTTGGATGAGCTTTGAGTTTGAGCGTGAAGAATCATCCATGTTGCCTGCTTGGATTCCTACCGGGGTTCGTTTTGAACGACTCGGGAGTATCCAGTAA